The Acropora muricata isolate sample 2 chromosome 5, ASM3666990v1, whole genome shotgun sequence genome includes a window with the following:
- the LOC136917400 gene encoding neuropeptide FF receptor 1-like — translation MEVFKDKNGSALRNNSLPSPSSTYTFEPATITTVLFSFVIATGFPGNLLIVIAIIKRQQLRAPCYSLILSIAIADLGMALIAAPQRIIENYIGWPFGKFLCNFLASIQELFVSVSVVTHTVIALERYRVIVEPFKNRMRLKEAKWIVFLIWIACYITAALPQALMLELLYHRRADILYCTPVFPSVPVRRVYEIYLVLVFIALPLFIQTWCYIKIFVVARNELHFSKPRNGVERKDFLERSRKKIRLVKVVVFLVAVFQICSIPRGVLMLVREFKRDEVPGRNLFFWYSDIISLFAYYIKHMINPVILWSTSSEFRFCCY, via the coding sequence ATGGAAGttttcaaagacaaaaatgGCTCGGCCCTGCGGAACAATTCTTTGCCTTCACCTTCTTCGACCTACACCTTCGAACCAGCAACCATAACCACTGTGTTATTTTCGTTTGTGATAGCAACTGGTTTTCCTGGGAATCTCCTTATAGTGATTGCAATCATCAAACGGCAGCAGCTTCGGGCGCCATGTTATTCTTTGATCTTAAGCATTGCCATTGCAGACCTCGGTATGGCCCTGATCGCAGCACCACAGCGAATCATTGAAAACTACATCGGTTGGCCTTTCGGGAAATTTCTCTGCAATTTCCTCGCGTCCATTCAAGAGCTCTTCGTGAGCGTTTCTGTCGTAACTCACACCGTCATTGCGTTGGAAAGGTACCGAGTGATCGTAGAGCCCTTCAAGAACCGAATGCGCTTGAAGGAAGCCAAATGGATTGTGTTTCTCATATGGATTGCTTGTTACATTACAGCTGCGCTACCCCAAGCCCTGATGTTGGAACTCCTCTATCATAGAAGAGCAGACATTCTGTATTGTACCCCGGTATTTCCCTCTGTCCCTGTACGCCGCGTTTacgaaatttatttggttttggttttcattGCACTGCCCTTATTCATTCAAACCTGGTGCTACATTAAGATCTTCGTCGTTGCTAGGAACGAATTGCACTTCTCGAAGCCGAGGAATGGCGTCGAGAGGAAGGACTTCCTTGAACGAAGCAGGAAGAAAATTCGCTTAGTGAAGGTTGTAGTTTTTCTTGTTGCCGTTTTTCAGATTTGCTCGATCCCTCGCGGAGTCCTTATGCTTGTGCGCGAGTTTAAAAGAGATGAAGTACCAGGAAGAAACCTATTTTTCTGGTACTCTGACATAATTTCCCTTTTTGCCTATTATATCAAGCATATGATAAATCCGGTCATTTTGTGGAGCACAAGCAGCGAATTTCGCTTCTGTTGTTACTAA
- the LOC136916111 gene encoding 2-oxo-4-hydroxy-4-carboxy-5-ureidoimidazoline decarboxylase-like — MASKMTISAVNNFNYDDFIKTFGNVVEMTPSCVAGVYSERPFASFDAFVSAIYRFIDNLPKDKKEEILRNHPDLADRLESLTPESQREQTQAGISTLSCEQINQLKHFNKMYKAKFGFPFVICARLNNKDAILVAIRTRLANDENQELKSGIKEVKKIMLLRMKDLIECEDSKL, encoded by the coding sequence ATGGCTTCCAAGATGACTATTTCCGCAGTCAACAATTTCAACTACGATGATTTTATCAAAACGTTTGGCAATGTTGTTGAGATGACGCCGTCTTGTGTGGCTGGTGTGTATTCGGAAAGGCCATTTGCTTCATTTGATGCTTTCGTTTCAGCGATTTACCGCTTCATCGACAACCTCCCCAAGGACAAAAAGGAGGAGATACTTCGAAATCATCCCGACCTCGCCGATCGTTTAGAATCGCTAACACCCGAATCCCAAAGAGAACAGACTCAAGCTGGAATTTCGACACTAAGTTGTGAACAAATTAACCAACTGAAGCATTTTAACAAAATGTACAAAGCCAAGTTTGGGTTTCCGTTTGTTATATGTGCTCGATTAAACAACAAAGATGCCATTTTGGTCGCGATAAGAACGCGCCTTGCCAATGATGAAAATCAAGAGCTGAAGAGCGGGattaaagaagtgaaaaagataATGCTACTCAGGATGAAAGATTTAATTGAATGTGAAGACTCTAAGCTTTGA
- the LOC136917401 gene encoding neuromedin-B receptor-like, protein MVQGLLANHSHDILPLNQTMTRRQQNDTVLSSSQEYLLDPLSFQILAIAFFSTIIAFGFIGNVCLLGTILKWKRLRNSCGLLLANIACSDLGISVIAAPLRIAELYFSGWPFGSALCRLLPPLQEVMVCVSVVTHSTIALERYRATVSPFKPRLSVGRTKIVILGMWLFCYVFGGLPLTFPLELFYFKGKAYCMPNWTKLYRRAYEMYLVLVFILAQLAIQSFAYISIIRTLKSKSDIIAEASARPESVIQSGGSFVADSRVPCSAMAARVKRKQKLVKMLLFLVIAFQICHLPRGIMMLYREFAAPSSIGPTFEYVDLMSLALYYLKHVINPFILFAMSADFRNGIVACCKGDEYPEKSNLAAPLRTTRNSALKPSEDDLDEQREKTDLDEES, encoded by the coding sequence atggTACAAGGGCTTTTAGCGAACCACAGCCATGATATTCTGCCGCTCAACCAGACCATGACGAGGCGTCAACAAAATGACACCGTTCTCTCCTCAAGCCAAGAATATTTATTGGATCCATTGTCGTTTCAAATCCTGGCCATTGCCTTCTTCTCTACAATCATTGCCTTTGGTTTCATTGGAAACGTCTGTTTGCTTGGAACGATTCTAAAATGGAAACGACTGAGAAATTCCTGTGGTCTCCTGCTCGCCAACATTGCTTGCTCGGATCTTGGAATTTCAGTTATTGCCGCGCCCTTGCGAATAGCGGAACTGTATTTCAGTGGATGGCCGTTCGGTTCCGCCCTATGTCGCTTGTTACCGCCTCTTCAAGAAGTTATGGTGTGCGTTTCAGTTGTAACGCATTCTACGATTGCGTTGGAGCGTTACAGAGCCACCGTAAGTCCTTTCAAGCCAAGACTTTCAGTGGGCAGAACAAAAATTGTAATCTTGGGAATGTGGCTTTTTTGCTATGTGTTTGGTGGTCTTCCCCTGACGTTTCCTTTGGAGCTGTTTTACTTCAAGGGCAAAGCATATTGCATGCCAAACTGGACGAAGTTGTATCGCAGAGCGTATGAGATGTATCTTGTTCTGGTATTCATTCTTGCTCAGCTTGCAATACAGAGTTTCGCCTACATCAGCATCATAAGAACACTGAAAAGCAAGAGTGATATCATCGCAGAAGCTTCTGCAAGACCTGAAAGCGTGATCCAGTCGGGAGGCTCGTTCGTGGCTGACTCGCGCGTTCCTTGCTCTGCTATGGCGGCTCGCGTGAAACGCAAACAAAAGCTAGTGAAAATGCTCCTCTTTTTGGTGATAGCCTTCCAAATCTGTCATCTTCCTCGTGGAATTATGATGCTCTACCGCGAATTTGCCGCTCCATCGTCAATTGGTCCTACGTTTGAATACGTGGATCTTATGTCACTTGCCCTATATTACCTGAAGCATGTTATTAATCCCTTTATCCTTTTCGCGATGAGCGCGGATTTTAGAAACGGAATCGTTGCGTGCTGCAAAGGTGACGAGTACCCTGAAAAATCGAACCTGGCTGCGCCTTTAAGAACGACCCGAAACTCTGCTCTGAAACCCAGTGAAGATGACTTAGATGAACAGCGGGAAAAAACTGACTTGGACGAAGAGTCGTAA
- the LOC136918012 gene encoding prolactin-releasing peptide receptor-like yields the protein MGDSPNPTAASENFTPSLLDDVMFSSPGPREPASFGNLGLYEQPYAITLTILFSAVAFFGVFLNSIIVFTVYRCPEMRNPCNLLIVNIAVSDLAVASLAAPLRIIEVFVGWPFGEFLCRLLVPMQDLFVTVSVVSHTIIALERFRAIVRPLKRRMSLRDTKYVIISIWPVCYITASLPIAPILKMQEYNGIRLCMPEWPFDLYRTVYEVYLVVVFIVIPVFIQSMAYFKILKTLQTRLAPMCATPSNRMLSRAIQHRKRRRLIKTLAILVFVFQVCFIPRGVMLLVHEFGGRDINLTVFWFVSLVTLILFYLKHVMNPIILFATSSEFRRWNCLRILCQ from the coding sequence ATGGGAGATTCACCGAATCCGACCGCCGCCTCAGAAAATTTCACTCCTTCTCTTCTTGATGATGTTATGTTTTCTTCGCCAGGACCACGAGAGCCAGCTTCGTTCGGTAACCTTGGACTTTATGAGCAACCATACGCTATAACACTTACCATCCTTTTCTCAGCTGTAGCATTTTTCGGTGTGTTCCTTAACTCTATCATAGTGTTCACGGTATATCGCTGCCCAGAGATGCGCAATCCATGTAATCTCCTCATCGTGAATATCGCAGTCAGTGACCTGGCGGTGGCGTCTTTGGCAGCACCGTTGCGCATCATCGAGGTGTTCGTTGGATGGCcgtttggcgaattcttgtgcCGCCTTCTCGTTCCGATGCAAGATTTATTCGTTACTGTGTCAGTTGTTTCTCACACAATCATAGCGTTGGAGAGGTTCCGTGCCATCGTACGTCCCTTGAAAAGGCGAATGTCCCTACGAGATACCAAGTATGTCATAATCTCCATATGGCCTGTCTGTTATATTACAGCTTCTCTACCCATTGCTCCTATCTTGAAAATGCAAGAGTACAACGGCATTCGCTTGTGCATGCCCGAATGGCCTTTCGATCTCTATCGAACGGTATACGAAGTGTATCTAGTCGTTGTCTTCATTGTAATTCCTGTCTTCATACAATCCATGGCTTATTTTAAGATCTTGAAGACGCTGCAAACAAGGTTGGCTCCGATGTGCGCTACACCTTCAAATCGAATGCTGTCGCGCGCAATTCAGCATCGAAAACGCCGGCGCCTTATCAAGACTTTGGCTATCTTAGTGTTTGTGTTTCAAGTGTGCTTTATACCGCGTGGTGTTATGTTATTGGTGCACGAATTCGGTGGTCGTGATATCAACCTCACTGTTTTCTGGTTCGTTTCGCTGGTCACTctcattttattttacttgaAGCATGTAATGAatccaattattttatttgccaCAAGTAGCGAATTTCGACGCTGGAACTGTCTTCGAATACTATGTCAGTAA